GCTGACGTCCTCGCTCGACCACGACCAGGACGGGCAGGTCAGCCGGGACGAGTTCCTCAACGGGTTCGGGGCGCTGGCGCTCGGCGACTCGGACACCTTCGACGCTGTGCTGCGGCCGCTGATCGAGACGGCCTTCACGCTGATGGACACCGACGGCAGCGGATCGGTCAGCGTGGCCGAGTTCCGCCGGTTCCAGCGGGCCGTGGGCAACGGGGACCAGGCCGACGCGGCGATCGCGCAGCTCGACAAGGACGGCGACGGCATGATCTCGCTGGAGGAACTGGTGCAGAACGCCCGCGAGTTCCTGACCAGCCCCGACCTGGACAGCACCGGCAACTGGCTGCTGGGAGATGTCTAGTCGGGCAGTTCCCTAAGCGGTCGCGAGCGGATGGGGGAGGCGTCGGCGAGATCGGGTGACGCCGGTCAGGAGCGCGGCGCGGTGGTCGTAGCGTGAGGCGTTGGCCTGATCAAGCCGACACCCGCGGGGAGACGCGATGTCCGCAGACATTCTGACCAGGAAGTACGAGAAGGCGTTCCAGCTCTACGACGCAGATGGCAGTGGCTACGTCGACGAGTCCGACGTGAAACGGATGCAGGACCAGCTCGTCGCCGCGTTCGGGGCGTCGGGGACGCCCAAGGAGCCCGCCGTGCGGGAGGGGATCGACGAGTTCTGGTCGGCGTTGACCTCGGCGATGGACCGCAACCTCGACGACCGGCTCAGTCGCGAGGAGTGGGTGAGTGGGCTGGGACAGCTCAGCCAGGACGCCGCCAGCTTCGACGCGGTGTTCGCGCCGGTCGTCGACGCGGTCTTCACGTTGATGGACACCGATGACAGCGGCTTCGTCACCGACGATGAGTTCCGCCGTTTCCAGGCGGGCCTCGGCAACGCCGACCAGGCGGACGCCGCGCTCACGAAGATCGACCGCGATGGTGACGGGGTCATCTCGCGCGAGGAGTTTCTCGCCGACATCCGCGCGTTCCTGACCAGTGACGACCCGGACAACACCAACAACTGGTTCCTCGGCCAGGTCTAGCCGGCGGTGCGAGTTCCGAAGAGGGAGTGCATGCACGCCACCAGGCTCCGGGCCTGCACGTTGACGTAATGGCTGTGCCGCAACAAGCCCACGAGCTGGTGCAGCGGCAGCCAACGGTGGTCCGGGTGGTCGTCCAGGTCCACTTCCTCTTCGGTTTCCACCACCAGGTAACGGGTCCTGGCGTGGTAGAAGCGGCCACCTTCCTCGGAAAGCATTGTGTCGTAACGGATGCGCTCCGCAGGCGCGGTGCGGAGCGCATCGAGGAACGGCAACCGGTCGCTCGGCGGCATGTGCATGTAGTTGTCCACAGTGCACTGCACGGTCGGAGCCAGCTCCACCACGTCCAGGTAGCCGGGCTCGACGCGGGCGTGCACCAGTGCGTGCAGGACACCGCCGAACTGCTTGACCAGGAAGGCGGACAGGCCGTCACCGCTGGGCTCCAGCATCGGCTGGGACCACTGCAGCACCTCGCGGCCGCCCGCGCGCACGTCGACGCCGATCACGTTGAAGAAGCGGCCGGTCACGTGGGAGATGCCCGCGTCGGTGTGCTTCCACTGGTCGATTCCCTTGAGGGGAACGCGGTTCGCGGTGATGTCATGGCGGGTGCGCGCCCCGGTGATCCAGCTGAGGATCTCGTCGGTGGTGTGCACCGCGCCTTCGCTCTCCGTGCAGGAGCGCATGATCGAGGTGGTGAAGGCGTCGCGGTCGGTGGCGGGCAGCAGGGTCGCCAGGTCGGTTCCGGAGAACGGCAGGCAGGACAGCACGGTGCGCGCGTCCATGTTCACCAGGTCGTCCTCGCGCAGCAGCTGGTGCAGCTGGCCCAGCGTCAGCCAGCAGAAGTCCTCGAGCAGTTCGACGTCCTCGGTGACCTCGACGACCATGTTGCGGTTGCGCTTCTGGAAGAACCAGGAACCCTGTTCCGACTGGAGCACGTCCGCGATCACCTTGTGCCGCTTGGTGTCCATGAAGTAGTCGAGGTACGGGACCGGCTTGCCCTTGTGCACCCGGGTGTAGTTGCTGCGGGTCGCCTGCACGGTCGGGGAGAGCTGGACGCCGTTGCAGTTGCCCGGTTCCACCTTGCCCTGCATCAGGCAGTGCAGGACGCCGTCGAACTCCTTGACCACGATGCCGAGGATGCCGATCTCCGGCTGGTTGATGATCGGCTGCTCCCAGTGCTCCACCCAGTGCCCGGGCCGGGTGATCTCCAGGCCCTCCACCACGAAGAACTTGCCGCTGGCGTGGCCGATGTTGCCGGTGACCGGGTCGGCGGACCAGTTCGCCAGCCGGTCCAGCGGGACCCGGTCGACCTCGGTGTAGTTGCGGGTGCCGCAGTCGGTGAACCAGGCGCGGAAGTCGGTGAGGGAGGTGCGGCCGTCCACGGTCAGCGCGGACTCCGCGATCCGCAGCGCGATGGTGGCGTCCGCGGTTCGCAGCGGCACGGCGGAGTGAGTCGAAGTCTCGGTCACGGCATAGTCCTTCGTCCGCTGGCGATCACGTGGAATAGCACCGCTATCCGGAAGGTGATTTCGTGGCCCACCCTATGGCGAATTCTTATTCGGCGGTCGTGGGCCGCAAAGAATAGGGGTGGGGTTAGGGGGCGCAAAAGTGATCAGACGGACACCGGCAGTGCGCCCAGCATCGCCCGCACGGACTCCGCCACCGGCACCGCCGCGGTCCAGCCCAGCCGCTCGCGCGCCTTGGTGGTCGAGGCCTGCGTCCAGTCACCGCCCTTGCTGGTGACGGGTGTCCCCACCTCGCGCACGGCGTTCGCGTCCAGCCCCGCGGCGTCGACGAGCGCGTACACCAGGTCGCGGAGGGCGAGCGCGGTGCCCCGGCCGATGTTGATCACCTCGCCGACCACTCCGGCGTGGGCCGCGCGCAGCACGGCCTCAGCGGCGTCGCGGGCGTCGATGTGGTCCCGCTGCGCCTCCGCGATGCTCAGTTCAAGCGTCTGACCAGGAGAAACCGTGCGCAGCTCGGCGGAGAGCGCGCCGAGGAAGCTGGCGGGGGACGGGTGCGGGCCGAAGACGTTCACCAGCCGCAGGACCACGCCGTCGACGTCCCCGGCCGCGGTGGCCCGCAGCACCGCCTCCGAGCCCGCCAGCTTCGTCTGCGCGTACGTCGTTCGCGGCGCGGGCACGACGTTCTCGTCGATCACCGTGCCGGGGGCGACGGGCCCGTACTCGTGGATCGTGCCCACGTGCACCAGGCGGGGCCGCTGCGGGACCTCCGCCACCGCCTCGACCAGGCGTTTGACCAGGTCGACGTGGGAGTAGGTCATCTCGTGCTCGGTGCTGCCCCAGCCGCCGGTGGCGTTGACGACCACCTGCGCCCGCTCCGCTGTGAGCATGTCGGCAAGGCGTGGCACGTCCGCGCCGCCCACGTCCAGCGACCGGTAGCGGTAGCCGGCGATGTGCGGCGCGAACCGCCTGGCCACCGCGATCACCTCGTAGTCGGCGCCGGCGAAGGCCGCGCAGACCTGCCTGCCGACGCAGCCCGTCGCGCCGAGCACCGCCACGCGGGGGCGGGCGAATCGATCGGTGATGGTCATGGGCCGACGCAACCACGGCCCACGCCGCTCGACAACCCCTAACCGTGCAGGTCAGGGGGCTACAGGCAGGGTGGAGCCTCAGAGCGCCAGGCAGTCGGCGTACTGGGGCAGCAGGCCCTGCGCCTCGGCCTCCTTGAAGCTCGGGGCGGTGGTGTCGCGCTCGGAGAGCACGTAGTCGAGGTCCTTCGGCCACGGCAGCGCCAGATCGGCGTCCAGCGGGTTGATCGACAGCTCGTGGGCGGGGTTGTAGAAGCTCGTGACCACGTACGACATCACCGTGTTGTCCTCGAGGGCGATGAACGCGTGCCCGACGCCGAACGGGAAGTACATGGCGCGGAAGGACACGTCGTCCATCTCCACCACGTCCCACCTGCCGAAGGTCGGCGAGCCCAGCCGCAGGTCGACGACCACGTCCAGCGCCTTGCCGCGCGCGCAGTAGACGTACTTCGCCTGGCCGGGGGGCGTCTTGGTGAAGTGGATGCCGCGCACCACGCCCTTCGCGGACCGGTTGTGGTTGGTCTGCGCCACGGTGTGCTTGCGCCCGACAGCCGCCTCGAATGCCGGCTCCTGGAACGGGGAAACGAAGACGCCACGGCTGTCGGGGTAGACCGTCGGGGTGAACTCGAATGCGCCTTCGACGGCCAGCTCACGTGTTTGCATGTCCGTAGACTACATTTTCGCGACCGCTCGGAAAGGGTAATCGAAAACGCATTTTCAGCCGGTGGGCAGGGCGGCGCCGTCGCGCAGCGGGGCCCACCAGTCGCGGTTGTCCCGGTACCAGGCGGCGGTCTCGGCGATGCCGGTGGCGAAGTCCTTCAGCGGGGCGTAGCCCAGTTCGCTCGCGGCCTTGCTGATGTCCACCGAGTACCGGAGGTCGTGGCCCTTGCGGTCGGCGACGGTGCGCACCATCGACCAGTCGGCGCCCATCAGCTCCAGCAGCTTCTCGGTCAGCTCGCGGTTGCTCAGCTCCGTTCCGCCGCCGAGGTTGTAGACCTCGCCCGCGCGGCCGCGGTCGGCCACCAGCGCGATGCCCCGGCAGTGGTCGTCGACGTGCAGCCAGTCGCGGACGTTGCGGCCGTCCCCGTAGAGGGGGACCTTGATGCCCTCCAGCAGGTTCGTGACGAACAGCGGGATGACCTTCTCCGGGAACTGGTACGGCCCGTAGTTGTTGGAGCAGCGGGTGATGCACGTGTGCAGGCCGTGCGTGCGGTGGTAGGAGCGGACGAGCAGGTCCGAGGACGCCTTCGACGCGGAGTACGGCGAGTTCGGCAGCAGCGGGTGCTCTTCCGGCCAGGAGCCGGACTCGATCGAGCCGTAGACCTCGTCGGTGGACACGTGCACGAACTTGCCGACCGCCGCCTCCAGCGCGCCCTGCAACAGGGTCTGCGTGCCGAGGACGTTGGTGCGGATGAACTCCGCCGATCCGGTGATCGATCTGTCCACATGGGACTCCGCGGCGAAGTGCACGACCAGGTCCACCCCGGCCATCAGCGAGCGCACCAGCTCCGCGTCGCAGATGTCGCCGCGCACGAAGCGCAGCTCCGGCCGGTCGGCGACCGGGGTGAGGTTGGCCAGGTTGCCCGCGTAGGTCAGCTTGTCCAGCACGACGACCTCGGCGCCGGAGAGCGCGGGGTAGCGGCCGCCGAGCAGCTCGCGGACGAAGTGCGAGCCGATGAAACCCGCTCCACCGGTGACCAGGATGCGCACGCTGCAAACCCTTCTAGGAACGGAATTCCTTCGCCACGTCCATGATGTAGCGGCCGTAGCCGGTCTTGGCCAGCTTCTCGCCGAGCGCGTAGCAGGCGTCGGCGTCGATGAAACCCATGCGCAGCGCGATCTCCTCGAGGCACGCGATGCGCACGCCCTGCCGGTTCTCCAGCGTCGCCAGGTACTGCCCGGCCTGCAGCAGCGAGTCGTGGGTTCCGGTGTCCAGCCACGCGAACCCCCGGCCGAGGTCGATCAGCCGGGCGTCACCGCGCTCCAGGTAGACCCGGTTCACGTCGGTGATCTCCAGCTCGCCGCGCGCGGAGGGCCGGATGTTCTTGGCGATGTCCACCACGTCGTTGTCGTAGAAGTACAACCCGGTGATCGCGCGGTTGGAGCGCGGGTTCTCCGGCTTCTCCTCGATGGAGATCAGCCTGCCCTCGCCGTCGGTCTCGCCGACGCCGTAGCGGTGCGGGTCCTGCACCGGGTAGCCGAAGAGCACGCAGCCCTTGACGTCCTTGGCGGTGACTTCGAGGATCTCGGAGAACCGCTGGCCGTGGAAGATGTTGTCGCCGAGGATCAGCGCGGCCGTGTCGTCGCCGACGTGGTCGGCGCCGATGACGAACGCGTCGGCCAGCCCGCGCGGCTCGGCCTGCTCCGCGTAGGTGATGTTCAGCCCGAGCTGCCCGCCGTCACCGAGCAACCGCTGGAACAGCGGCAGGTCCTGCGGGGTGGAGATGAGCAGGATGTCCCGGATACCGGACAGCATCAGCACGGACAGCGGGTAGTAGATCATCGGCTTGTCGTAGACCGGCAGCAGCTGTTTGGACACCGACAGCGTCACCGGGTGCAGCCGGGTACCCGACCCGCCCGCCAGCACGATTCCCTTCACGCCTGGGCTCCTCCCGGGACCGGCTGCCCGTCAGCTCCAGGCCCCGCGGCCAAGCTATGTCGGCCCGCGCTCCCTGAGCCAGGGCCATCCAGGAATTAAGGGGCCGTACCGGAAGGGTCAGGGGTGGGTACTTGACCTGATTTTTCAGCTCGAGGCCGGTGCGGTGGCGCATTTTCACGCCCGGCGTGAAGTCGTGAAACACCTGTTTCGGAGGGGGTGAATCGCCGTATAGCCGAGCAATTCGCGGAGGGCTCGGGGTTACGCCGAACGGCGGCTTGTCAGCCCTGGTGGCGTCCACCGTCCGGTCGATCGCCCGCAGAACCTTTTCCCTTGTCGGGGCCTATGTCGATCGCCTCTCAGGCGGAACGTTAGGGGTTGTTGCTAGGGGTGGGGCGGCAGTTAGTTTCGGACTCAACCGCGCGTGAACGCACAACCGTGTACAAGAACGACAGGGCAATCAGTTTTCTTGATGCAGGTCTCGCTTTAGGGCGTAGGGCGGGACAACACCGAGGTTGTTCTCCTTCTCGATCAACCGAGTATGTGGGGACTAGGGGCGATGGTGGCTGAAGGCGAGAAGGACCAGAACCGGACCGGTGGCGGTATCGCTTCCGAAGATCGGCTTGCGGGATCGGGCATCGCCATCGTCGGGATCGCCTGCAGACTGCCGCGGGCGGGGGATCCCGGCGCTTTCTGGGAGCTGCTGCGCTCGGGAACCGAGGCGATCACCGAGACACCCGCGGGGCACGGACCGGCACGGGCCGGCCGCCTGGCCGAGGTCGACAGGTTCGACCCGGCCTTCTTCGGCATCTCCCCGCGCGAGGCCGCGGCGATGGACCCGCAGCAGCGGCTGGCGCTGGAGCTGAGCTGGGAAGCCCTGGAGGACGCAGGGCTTCCCGCCGACTCGCTGGCCGGGCAGCGCGCCGGTGTCTTCGTCGGCGCGATCGGCGATGACTACGCGACGCTGCTGCACCGCGCGGGTGCCGCGGTCGGGCAGCACACGCTGACCGGGCTCAACCGCGGCATGATCGCCAACCGCGTGTCCTACCTGCTGGGCCTGCGCGGGCCGAGCATGGTTGTCGACAGTGGACAGTCATCCTCGCTGGTCGCCGTGCACATGGCGTGCGAGAGCATCCGCACCGGGGACGCCGACATCGCATTGGCCGGGGGCGTCGCCCTGAACCTGGCGGCGGAGAGCACGCTCGGTGCCGCCGCGTTCGGCGCGTTGTCCCCGGATGGCCGTTGCTACACCTTCGACGCGCGCGCGAACGGCTACGTCCGAGGTGAGGGTGGCGGCGTCGTTGTCCTGAAGCCGTTGTACAAGGCGCTGGCGGACGGCGACCCCGTCTACTGCGTCATCGCCGGTGGCGCGGTCAACAACGACGGTGGCGGCGACACGCTGACCACGCCGGACCGGGCGGGCCAGGAAGAGCTTCTGCGAGCCGCTTATCGGCGCGCGGGCGTCGATCCGGCCTCGGTCCAGTACGTCGAGCTGCACGGCACGGGAACCCGGGTCGGTGACCCGGTCGAGGCCGGAGCCCTCGGCACCGTGCTCGGTGCGGCCCGGTCGCCGGACGCTCCGCTCCGGGTCGGCTCCGCCAAGACCAACGTCGGTCACCTCGAAGGCGCCGCGGGCATCACGGGTCTCATCAAGGCCGCGCTGGCCGTGCGCAACCGTGAACTGCCGCCGAGCTTGAACTTCGAGACGCCCAACCCCGACATCGACCTGGACGCGCTGAACCTCCGCGTGCAGACCGAGCTCGGGCACTGGCCGGGTGAGCGGATCGTCGCGGGTGTCTCCTCGTTCGGCATGGGCGGCACCAACTGCCACATCGTGCTCACCGAGGCGCCGCAGCGGGAAGCGGAGCAGCCCGGCACCGCGCCGAGCGTCCTGCCCTGGCTGCTGTCGGCCAAGTCGCCGCAGGCCCTGCGAGCACAGGCGTCCCGACTGCTGTCCACTGTGGACAAGGCTGATCACCTGGACATCGCGAACTCGCTCGCCACGACCCGCGCCGCGCTGACCCACCGCGTCGGCATCGTCGGCCGGGACCGCGACGAGCTGATCAGCGGGCTGCGCGCGTTCGCGGAGGGGATGCCGCACTCGGCCGTGGTCGAAGGACGCGTCAGCGAGGGCAAGACCGCGTTCCTGTTCACCGGGCAGGGTGCTCAGCGCGTCGGCATGGGCCGTGAGCTGCACGCCGCATTCCCGGTCTTCGCAGAGGCGTTCGACGAGATCATCGCGGCGTTCGACATGTCGCTGGACGAGATCATCGCTGATGGCGGGGAACTCGACCAGACGCAGTACACCCAGCCCGCGTTGTTCGCGATCGAGGTCGCGCTGTTCCGCCTCGCGGAAAGCTGGGGGCTGCGGCCGGACTACCTGTCCGGGCACTCCATCGGCGAGATCGCGGCGGCCCGCGTCGCCGGCGTCCTCTCCTTGACGGATGCGGTCAAGCTGGTCACCGCGCGCGGCCGGTTGATGCAGGCGCTGCCGACCGGTGGCGCGATGGTGTCGCTCCAGGCGAGCGAAGCGGACATCCTGCCGCTGCTCAACGACAAGGTGAGCATCGCGGCCCTGAACGGTCCGCAGTCGACGGTCATCGCCGGTGACGAGGAGGCCGTGCTCGCGGTCGCCGCCGCGAGCGGCGTGAAGTCCAAGCGCCTCACGGTGTCCCACGCGTTCCACTCGCCACTGATGGATCCGATGCTCGACGAGTTCCGCGAGATCGCCGCCTCGTTGACGTACTCGGCGCCGACGATCCCCATCGTGTCGGGGAACGAGGTCGAGCAGTACTCCGCCGACTACTGGGTGGAGCATGTGCGCGGCACCGTGCGCTTCTACGACAGCGTTCGCTGCCTCGAAGAGAACGGGGTCACGCGATACCTCGAACTCGGCCCGCACGGTGTGCTGACCGCGGCGGCCAAGGAGTCCTTGAGCACCAAGGACGGCATCACGCTCGTTCCGTTGCTGCGCAAGGACCGTGCCGAGGACGAAGCCGCGTTGAGCGCCTTGGTTTCCTTGCACGCCAACGGTGTCAAGGTGGACTGGAAGTCCTTCTTCTCCGCCACCGGAGCCCGTCGCGTCGCGCTGCCGACCTACGCCTTCCAGCGGCAGCGCTGCTGGCTCGACGCCGCCGTCGCCTCCGGCACGGCCGTCGTCGCGGAAGACGCGACTGAGCAGGAGACCGAAGAGCTGCCGATCCTGTGGCAGAAGCTCGCCGAAGTCCTTGAGGAGGACGACCAGCGGCGGATCTCGTTGGACATGGTGCGGGCCCTGGTGGCGTCCGTGCTCGGGTACTCCGACCTCGCCGCGGTCGACCCGGACCTGCCGTTCAAGGATCTCGGCTTCGACTCGCTGACCGCCGTCGAGCTGCGCGACCGGCTTTCCACCGCAACCGGGCTGAACCTGCCCAGCTCGCTGCTGTTCAACTACCCCACGCCGAGGCGGCTCTCCGAGCACACCCTCGACGAGTTCCTGGGTCGGGCCGAAGAGAAGGCCGTCGAAACGGGCAGCAGGGACGACAGCGAGCCGATCGCGATCGTGGCGATGGGCTGCCGCTTCCCGGGTGACGTGAACTCGCCGGAGCAGCTGTGGGAGGTCCTGGCCAACGGTCGCGACCTGATCGGGGAGTTCCCCGCCGAGCGCGGGTGGGACATCGACGCGATCTACGACCCGGACCCGGACAAGCCCGGCAAGAGCTACGTCCGCGAGGGCGGTTTCCTGCGGCAGGCCCACGAGTTCGACCCGACGTTCTTCGGCATCTCCGCCCGCGAGGCCATGGCCATGGACCCGCAGCAGCGGGTGCTCATGGAGACCGCGTGGGAGTCCCTTGAGCGCGCGGGCCTGACGCCGAAGGAACTGCGCGGTACCCGGGCGGGTGTGTTCGTCGGCGCGATGCCGCAGGACTACGGCCCCCGGATGTACGAGGCGGGCGAAGGCGTCGAGGGCTACCTGCTCACCGGAACCACCACGAGCGTCGCGTCCGGCCGCATCGCTTACACCCTCGGGCTCGAAGGCCCAGCGGTCACCGTGGACACTGCGTGCTCGTCCTCCTTGGTGGCAGTGCACATGGCGGTGCAGTCGCTGCGCAACGGCGAGTGCACGCTGGCGCTGGCCGGTGGTGTCACGGTCATGCCGAACCCCGGCATCTTCATCGAGCTGACCCGCCAGCGCGCGTTGTCGCCGACCGGCCGGTGCCGCGCGTTCTCCGCCGACGCGGACGGCACGGGCTGGGCCGAGGGCGCGGGCATGCTGGTGCTGGAGAAGCTGTCCGACGCGCAGCGCAACGGGCACCAGGTGCTCGCGGTCATCCGCGGCAGCGCGATGAACCAGGACGGCGCCTCAAATGGGCTCACCGCGCCGAACGGCCTCGCTCAGGAGCGGGTCATCCGCCAGGCGCTGGCCAACGCGGGCCTCAACCCCGGCGACATCGACGCCGTCGAGGCGCACGGCACGGGCACGAAGCTCGGTGACCCGATCGAGGCCAACGCGCTCATCGCGACTTACGGCAGGGATCGCGAGACGCCGGTGTGGCTGGGCTCTCTCAAGTCCAACACCGGGCACACGCAGGCGGCGGCCGGGGTCGGCGGCATCATCAAGATGGTGATGGCGTTGCGGCACAACACGTTGCCGAAGACGTTGCACGTGACCGAGCCGACGTCGCATGTGGACTGGTCTGCAGGCGCGGTGAAGCTGTTGACCGAGGCGCAGCCG
The window above is part of the Allokutzneria albata genome. Proteins encoded here:
- a CDS encoding dTDP-4-dehydrorhamnose 3,5-epimerase family protein — encoded protein: MQTRELAVEGAFEFTPTVYPDSRGVFVSPFQEPAFEAAVGRKHTVAQTNHNRSAKGVVRGIHFTKTPPGQAKYVYCARGKALDVVVDLRLGSPTFGRWDVVEMDDVSFRAMYFPFGVGHAFIALEDNTVMSYVVTSFYNPAHELSINPLDADLALPWPKDLDYVLSERDTTAPSFKEAEAQGLLPQYADCLAL
- a CDS encoding NAD-dependent epimerase/dehydratase family protein, with the protein product MTITDRFARPRVAVLGATGCVGRQVCAAFAGADYEVIAVARRFAPHIAGYRYRSLDVGGADVPRLADMLTAERAQVVVNATGGWGSTEHEMTYSHVDLVKRLVEAVAEVPQRPRLVHVGTIHEYGPVAPGTVIDENVVPAPRTTYAQTKLAGSEAVLRATAAGDVDGVVLRLVNVFGPHPSPASFLGALSAELRTVSPGQTLELSIAEAQRDHIDARDAAEAVLRAAHAGVVGEVINIGRGTALALRDLVYALVDAAGLDANAVREVGTPVTSKGGDWTQASTTKARERLGWTAAVPVAESVRAMLGALPVSV
- a CDS encoding EF-hand domain-containing protein, which gives rise to MSADILTRKYEKAFQLYDADGSGYVDESDVKRMQDQLVAAFGASGTPKEPAVREGIDEFWSALTSAMDRNLDDRLSREEWVSGLGQLSQDAASFDAVFAPVVDAVFTLMDTDDSGFVTDDEFRRFQAGLGNADQADAALTKIDRDGDGVISREEFLADIRAFLTSDDPDNTNNWFLGQV
- the rfbA gene encoding glucose-1-phosphate thymidylyltransferase RfbA — translated: MKGIVLAGGSGTRLHPVTLSVSKQLLPVYDKPMIYYPLSVLMLSGIRDILLISTPQDLPLFQRLLGDGGQLGLNITYAEQAEPRGLADAFVIGADHVGDDTAALILGDNIFHGQRFSEILEVTAKDVKGCVLFGYPVQDPHRYGVGETDGEGRLISIEEKPENPRSNRAITGLYFYDNDVVDIAKNIRPSARGELEITDVNRVYLERGDARLIDLGRGFAWLDTGTHDSLLQAGQYLATLENRQGVRIACLEEIALRMGFIDADACYALGEKLAKTGYGRYIMDVAKEFRS
- a CDS encoding EF-hand domain-containing protein, which produces MVADILVRKYTKIFKLYDSNRNGYIEKADVNRMKSQYLMAFDESPTSEKGRAVSERWDAFWAALTSSLDHDQDGQVSRDEFLNGFGALALGDSDTFDAVLRPLIETAFTLMDTDGSGSVSVAEFRRFQRAVGNGDQADAAIAQLDKDGDGMISLEELVQNAREFLTSPDLDSTGNWLLGDV
- the rfbB gene encoding dTDP-glucose 4,6-dehydratase; this encodes MRILVTGGAGFIGSHFVRELLGGRYPALSGAEVVVLDKLTYAGNLANLTPVADRPELRFVRGDICDAELVRSLMAGVDLVVHFAAESHVDRSITGSAEFIRTNVLGTQTLLQGALEAAVGKFVHVSTDEVYGSIESGSWPEEHPLLPNSPYSASKASSDLLVRSYHRTHGLHTCITRCSNNYGPYQFPEKVIPLFVTNLLEGIKVPLYGDGRNVRDWLHVDDHCRGIALVADRGRAGEVYNLGGGTELSNRELTEKLLELMGADWSMVRTVADRKGHDLRYSVDISKAASELGYAPLKDFATGIAETAAWYRDNRDWWAPLRDGAALPTG
- a CDS encoding NDP-hexose 2,3-dehydratase family protein yields the protein MTETSTHSAVPLRTADATIALRIAESALTVDGRTSLTDFRAWFTDCGTRNYTEVDRVPLDRLANWSADPVTGNIGHASGKFFVVEGLEITRPGHWVEHWEQPIINQPEIGILGIVVKEFDGVLHCLMQGKVEPGNCNGVQLSPTVQATRSNYTRVHKGKPVPYLDYFMDTKRHKVIADVLQSEQGSWFFQKRNRNMVVEVTEDVELLEDFCWLTLGQLHQLLREDDLVNMDARTVLSCLPFSGTDLATLLPATDRDAFTTSIMRSCTESEGAVHTTDEILSWITGARTRHDITANRVPLKGIDQWKHTDAGISHVTGRFFNVIGVDVRAGGREVLQWSQPMLEPSGDGLSAFLVKQFGGVLHALVHARVEPGYLDVVELAPTVQCTVDNYMHMPPSDRLPFLDALRTAPAERIRYDTMLSEEGGRFYHARTRYLVVETEEEVDLDDHPDHRWLPLHQLVGLLRHSHYVNVQARSLVACMHSLFGTRTAG